One window of Bdellovibrio sp. GT3 genomic DNA carries:
- a CDS encoding recombinase family protein, with amino-acid sequence MKRIGIYLRVSTEEQARIQDGSLVSQRNRLLEYIEFQNKREPNWGTLVDIYCDEGKSAKNMNGRPEFLRLLNDVKLGRIDLIIATELSRLNRSIKDFCEVWDLLKHHKASFVTLRENFDTTTASGEMMVFNLINYAQYERMQTSERIAANWLSRSKRGLFNGGTIPLGYDRNPKNKGELVINKEEACIVQKVFNLFLEKESLRKTQVALIEAGAFNKKFTNKNGIEKGGKVFSVDTLNSLLTNKAYLGLREVKHKDGSAEFIKAVWPAIVSEEIFNKVQERLSKNKNRYKPETWKKYPFPLTELVQCGECGKSLGGKSGTGRIEKHFYYGHPQLKNPLAKDHAHQCQVKNVRAPRLEEIVTRSLRALLNDPSLISKWIEIYQSKTTSELPEVQMQAKKLELEIQTTSKRITNLVQRIAELPTEVPAEAFYEQIKQMTQRMNELKLAKENLKTKEMDLRGQEVDQDGLKAKIENVLKNLEKAPKEKQRPIFTNLVKFIEIHPTKIKMGIYAPTKEPLKATGTDGNPSPRSENSILRENNEGAAVLPFSSKNPTRVGSSTVGNGAPPINIDTI; translated from the coding sequence ATGAAAAGAATCGGAATCTATCTCCGTGTGTCCACGGAAGAACAAGCCAGAATCCAAGATGGCTCACTTGTCTCACAAAGAAATCGCTTACTAGAATACATTGAGTTTCAAAACAAAAGAGAACCCAACTGGGGCACCCTGGTTGATATTTATTGTGATGAAGGAAAGTCGGCCAAGAACATGAACGGCCGTCCGGAGTTTTTACGTTTACTTAATGACGTGAAACTTGGCCGAATTGATCTTATCATCGCCACTGAACTCTCTCGTCTCAATAGAAGCATTAAAGATTTCTGCGAAGTCTGGGATCTTCTCAAACACCACAAAGCAAGCTTTGTAACCCTTAGAGAAAACTTTGATACGACCACCGCAAGCGGCGAGATGATGGTCTTTAATCTTATTAACTATGCCCAGTACGAAAGAATGCAAACGTCTGAACGGATAGCGGCTAATTGGCTATCGAGGTCTAAACGAGGACTTTTTAATGGTGGAACAATTCCTTTAGGCTACGATCGTAATCCCAAGAACAAAGGTGAGTTAGTCATTAACAAAGAAGAGGCTTGTATAGTTCAGAAAGTCTTTAATTTATTCCTTGAGAAAGAATCACTTCGTAAAACCCAGGTAGCTTTGATCGAAGCTGGTGCCTTCAATAAAAAATTCACGAATAAGAATGGTATTGAAAAGGGCGGCAAAGTCTTCTCGGTTGATACGCTAAATTCACTACTCACCAACAAAGCATATTTGGGACTTCGAGAAGTAAAGCACAAGGATGGATCGGCAGAGTTCATTAAAGCGGTATGGCCTGCTATTGTCAGCGAAGAGATATTTAACAAAGTCCAAGAGCGCCTTAGTAAAAACAAAAACCGATACAAGCCGGAGACCTGGAAGAAATATCCATTTCCTCTCACCGAACTTGTTCAATGTGGTGAGTGTGGAAAGTCTCTAGGTGGTAAATCTGGAACAGGAAGAATAGAAAAGCACTTTTACTACGGACATCCCCAGCTAAAGAATCCTTTGGCGAAAGATCACGCGCATCAGTGCCAAGTGAAAAACGTCAGAGCGCCAAGGCTTGAGGAGATTGTCACAAGGTCATTAAGAGCCTTGCTCAATGACCCAAGTCTTATCTCCAAGTGGATTGAAATATATCAGTCAAAGACCACGAGTGAGCTTCCAGAAGTGCAAATGCAGGCAAAGAAGTTGGAACTTGAAATCCAAACGACCTCCAAACGGATCACGAACCTTGTGCAAAGAATCGCAGAACTTCCTACGGAAGTTCCAGCTGAAGCATTTTATGAGCAGATCAAGCAAATGACTCAGAGAATGAACGAGTTAAAGTTAGCGAAAGAAAATCTAAAAACAAAAGAGATGGATTTACGTGGTCAGGAAGTTGACCAAGATGGCCTTAAAGCTAAAATAGAAAATGTTTTAAAGAACCTAGAGAAGGCCCCGAAAGAAAAACAAAGACCGATCTTCACAAACCTGGTGAAATTCATCGAAATCCACCCAACGAAGATCAAAATGGGCATCTACGCCCCAACAAAAGAGCCACTCAAGGCCACAGGAACCGACGGAAACCCATCGCCCAGATCAGAAAACTCAATTTTAAGAGAAAATAATGAAGGTGCTGCCGTGCTACCATTCTCCTCCAAGAACCCGACCCGTGTGGGTTCGAGTACTGTTGGAAATGGTGCCCCACCCATCAATATCGACACAATTTAA
- a CDS encoding TonB-dependent receptor — MNLKPYIASVVIATNVTSTAFAQEAETTSTLLPSVIVSTTSDSEKYIDTPVRVDSISAEEIEKDHNRFLGDTLQKVPGVVIREVDPLVPALGIRMPANFNAPYYLATIDQIPMSSAISINHATAANLPISTATGGLEVLRGATSVLYGADAISAVIDLKTPEFGNRKSIGLEGGQRGFGKVLLTGTGKVSENQEYYAVGNYTHDDGWRDMQRMDRGETILKHRKNLSETSKLTTTIVANKNEGQGAGYLDYDTYQNDPTNSGITATDDTNSDSSYIRLTSEWRKSIDAKNEVIVTPYVRHTDSDYMAYWYADTLPTITAKDSTVGANFIYSHIWTDSETKAGLALEATKYNYKEVQELPTYTGGFPPSESPRGTHYDYDVNYLNISPFIAHTWSINEKWRWDLGLRADFSNYDYKNNTSDGDCDSPNNTNGLCGAYLRVGDRTDKFDGITPKTGVNYLLSNNQAVFFNVGMGYKIPNAATLYNLTDGQTSPNLSGEKSYTSELGYKSDNGVLGMELSVYNIDIQDRVVRTYGSTVSTYENAGKSRSTGIELGAAWKATQELKLQVATNYNESRFIDYKSGGTDYSGNKEAKAPSEIYDVVLTYRPTALRGFETSLEWNRTGSYWVEDANQHLQAGRDVFNWRGEYQYTKELSFNARVMNLTNTKYPIDVANYGSLVYKPATPLTAYIGLGYAL; from the coding sequence ATGAATCTAAAGCCGTATATCGCATCTGTGGTGATCGCAACCAACGTGACATCCACAGCTTTTGCACAAGAAGCCGAAACAACATCAACACTTTTGCCATCTGTTATCGTGAGCACAACCTCCGACAGTGAAAAGTATATCGATACTCCAGTCAGAGTTGATTCCATTTCCGCTGAAGAGATCGAAAAAGACCACAATCGCTTTCTGGGCGATACTCTGCAAAAGGTTCCTGGTGTGGTGATTCGCGAGGTGGATCCCTTGGTTCCGGCGTTGGGTATTCGCATGCCAGCGAACTTCAATGCTCCCTACTACCTGGCGACTATCGATCAAATTCCTATGTCTTCCGCCATCAGTATCAATCACGCAACGGCGGCAAATCTTCCAATTTCCACAGCAACAGGGGGGCTTGAGGTTCTTCGTGGTGCCACGAGTGTGTTGTACGGAGCGGATGCGATCTCTGCAGTTATTGATTTAAAAACTCCTGAATTTGGCAATCGCAAGTCGATTGGGCTTGAAGGTGGTCAGCGTGGTTTTGGGAAAGTTCTTTTGACCGGAACGGGCAAGGTTTCTGAGAATCAAGAGTACTATGCCGTGGGTAATTACACTCATGATGATGGCTGGAGAGATATGCAAAGAATGGATCGTGGCGAAACGATCCTGAAGCATCGTAAGAATCTTTCTGAAACCAGTAAGCTGACAACGACCATTGTTGCCAATAAAAACGAAGGTCAGGGTGCAGGTTATTTGGATTACGACACCTATCAAAATGACCCGACAAACTCTGGGATCACGGCAACTGATGATACGAATTCTGATAGTTCCTATATACGTTTGACTTCAGAATGGCGTAAAAGCATCGATGCGAAAAACGAAGTTATCGTCACTCCGTATGTCCGTCACACTGACAGCGATTACATGGCATACTGGTATGCGGATACTTTACCGACAATCACAGCTAAAGATTCCACAGTGGGAGCGAACTTCATTTACAGTCATATTTGGACTGATTCGGAAACCAAGGCCGGTCTGGCCTTGGAGGCCACGAAGTATAATTATAAAGAAGTGCAGGAGTTACCAACGTACACGGGTGGCTTTCCGCCTTCCGAGAGCCCTCGCGGTACGCACTATGATTATGATGTGAACTACCTGAATATCTCTCCGTTCATCGCTCATACTTGGAGCATCAATGAAAAATGGCGTTGGGATTTGGGTCTTCGTGCCGACTTTTCCAATTATGACTATAAAAACAATACTTCCGACGGAGACTGTGACTCCCCAAACAATACCAACGGTTTGTGCGGAGCTTACCTTCGCGTGGGTGATCGCACAGATAAATTTGATGGCATCACCCCTAAAACGGGCGTGAACTACCTGCTATCAAATAATCAGGCGGTGTTCTTTAATGTGGGTATGGGTTACAAAATTCCGAATGCGGCAACTCTTTACAACCTGACAGATGGCCAAACGTCTCCGAACTTGAGTGGAGAAAAGTCATACACATCCGAGCTCGGGTATAAATCCGACAATGGCGTGCTGGGTATGGAGCTTTCAGTTTATAATATTGATATCCAGGATCGTGTCGTAAGAACTTATGGTTCAACCGTTTCCACTTACGAAAATGCCGGCAAATCCCGCTCAACAGGTATTGAGTTGGGTGCAGCCTGGAAAGCAACGCAAGAGTTGAAACTGCAAGTGGCAACTAACTATAATGAAAGCCGTTTTATAGACTATAAATCCGGTGGCACTGATTACAGTGGTAACAAAGAAGCCAAAGCACCGAGCGAAATCTATGACGTGGTTTTGACTTATCGTCCGACGGCACTTCGTGGTTTCGAAACTTCCTTGGAATGGAATCGCACTGGGTCTTATTGGGTGGAGGACGCAAATCAACACCTACAAGCCGGTCGCGATGTATTTAATTGGAGAGGTGAGTACCAGTATACGAAAGAGCTGAGCTTCAATGCTCGAGTCATGAATCTGACCAACACCAAGTATCCCATTGACGTTGCCAACTACGGTTCCCTGGTTTACAAACCAGCGACTCCTTTGACGGCATACATTGGCTTGGGTTACGCTCTTTAA
- a CDS encoding PepSY-associated TM helix domain-containing protein has product MKKDLYARIWRWHFYAGLFVIPFVIILAVTGSIYLFKPQLDPVIYPKLLTVSPQEKSLPAAELVNGVRKEFPNAEVSAYFPPSKSDQSVAVGFVEANVNKTAYLNPYSGELLGSMNDQDHYQNITKKIHGDLLIGTWGDRLVELVACWSIILLISGMYLWWPRGRKFAGVWWVRLNAGKRVFWRDFHSVIAIYSFVFILLLLVTGLPWTGFWGEKYAKVWNHFPQATATSNVPTAVLNNASVQMVPWAVETVPMPISKVVQSEQVSLDEVLKSLQGRDLQGSIKVAFPKELDGVFTISQFGADPRKSVTLYIDQYSGQVLQAIPFAEHGTFAKAVEFGISLHQGELFGWVNQLIAFMTCLALILICISGLMMWWKRRPSGKFGAPPSPESKSPYWFIGFFIVMSVLFPLVGASLVAVLVLDLIISKK; this is encoded by the coding sequence ATGAAAAAAGATCTGTATGCACGTATCTGGCGTTGGCATTTCTACGCAGGATTGTTCGTCATTCCGTTCGTGATTATCCTGGCAGTCACGGGCAGTATCTATCTGTTTAAGCCACAGTTAGACCCCGTGATTTATCCCAAGTTGTTAACGGTTTCTCCTCAGGAGAAATCGTTGCCTGCGGCAGAGCTTGTTAATGGTGTACGCAAAGAATTTCCTAATGCCGAAGTGTCTGCATATTTTCCTCCATCAAAATCAGATCAAAGTGTCGCTGTGGGTTTTGTTGAAGCGAATGTTAATAAAACGGCTTATTTGAATCCCTACTCGGGCGAGCTCCTTGGTTCTATGAACGACCAGGATCACTATCAGAACATCACCAAGAAAATTCATGGTGATTTGTTGATAGGGACCTGGGGGGACCGTCTGGTGGAGCTCGTGGCTTGCTGGTCGATCATTCTACTTATTTCGGGAATGTACCTTTGGTGGCCCAGAGGACGCAAGTTCGCCGGTGTCTGGTGGGTGAGGCTTAATGCGGGGAAACGCGTATTCTGGCGGGATTTTCATTCGGTCATCGCCATCTATAGTTTCGTTTTCATTCTTTTACTTCTGGTGACGGGGCTTCCTTGGACTGGATTCTGGGGAGAGAAATATGCCAAAGTTTGGAATCATTTTCCTCAGGCCACAGCAACCTCCAATGTACCCACGGCAGTATTGAATAATGCCAGTGTGCAGATGGTGCCATGGGCAGTCGAGACTGTGCCGATGCCGATTTCAAAAGTGGTTCAGTCAGAACAGGTAAGTCTGGATGAAGTTTTAAAATCTCTTCAAGGTCGTGATCTTCAAGGCAGCATTAAGGTGGCGTTTCCAAAAGAGCTTGATGGTGTCTTCACAATATCGCAGTTTGGCGCTGATCCACGCAAGTCCGTCACGCTTTATATTGATCAGTATAGCGGACAAGTATTGCAGGCAATTCCTTTTGCTGAGCACGGCACATTTGCCAAGGCAGTGGAGTTTGGAATCTCCCTACATCAAGGAGAACTATTTGGTTGGGTGAACCAACTGATTGCTTTTATGACCTGCCTTGCGTTGATTTTGATTTGCATCAGCGGACTCATGATGTGGTGGAAGCGTCGCCCCTCTGGCAAGTTTGGGGCCCCTCCGTCTCCGGAAAGTAAGAGTCCATATTGGTTCATCGGATTTTTTATCGTTATGAGTGTTTTGTTCCCTCTGGTGGGGGCGTCATTGGTTGCAGTTCTGGTCTTGGATCTGATCATTTCAAAGAAGTGA
- a CDS encoding DUF1254 domain-containing protein: protein MKVASKLLAFAVCAGMLANCASSKDTAKNTPQDIQGSTEQAYFYAYPLVLMGISRDVMTATPRASQSRAPLNQISNKRAFPDDRFTDVVSPNADTLYSSAWLDLSNQPMVLSVPDAGDRFYMMPLLSAWTDVFASPGSRTTGYKKGNYAITGPNWQGTLPTNVTQIKAPTNSVWMIGRTKSSKSDITKVHAFQNGLRITPLDEFGKNTSAPDSVPFNINADTRTPPVDQVERMDAQTFFTYFANELKNNPPSASDGQVLRQLANLGITPGSDFNFEKLTEDQKRALNSGYFAAQEKLTESARSPDNFTMINGWGVPKVIGTYGNDYMARAVIAKKGLGANLKQDAMYPWASVDNSGAPLNGKNNYIIRFTKGNLPPVNGFWSLTMYNSNQFFVKNPINRFAIGDRDKLRLNRDGSLDIYLQASSPGKDKEANWLPAPADQDFNLIMRLYWPKQAVLDGTWKPPGIEKVQNIRNLSDNQN from the coding sequence ATGAAGGTCGCTTCAAAGCTGCTGGCATTCGCCGTATGTGCTGGAATGCTTGCCAACTGTGCTAGCTCGAAAGACACCGCAAAAAACACCCCGCAAGATATCCAAGGTTCCACCGAGCAGGCATACTTCTATGCCTACCCCTTGGTGCTGATGGGAATCTCCCGCGATGTCATGACTGCTACTCCCAGAGCTTCACAATCACGAGCTCCACTCAATCAGATTTCCAATAAACGGGCTTTCCCGGATGACAGGTTCACCGATGTTGTATCACCGAATGCCGACACACTCTATAGTTCCGCATGGCTGGATCTTTCCAATCAACCTATGGTTCTAAGCGTGCCGGATGCTGGCGACAGATTCTATATGATGCCATTGTTAAGCGCATGGACTGACGTCTTTGCTTCACCCGGAAGCCGCACGACCGGATACAAAAAAGGTAACTACGCTATCACCGGACCAAACTGGCAGGGCACGTTGCCCACTAACGTTACCCAAATCAAGGCACCGACTAATTCTGTTTGGATGATTGGCAGAACCAAGTCCTCAAAATCCGATATAACCAAAGTGCACGCCTTTCAGAATGGGTTGCGAATCACACCCCTTGATGAGTTCGGCAAGAACACTTCCGCTCCTGATTCAGTCCCCTTTAACATCAACGCGGACACCCGAACTCCGCCGGTGGATCAGGTTGAAAGAATGGACGCCCAAACTTTCTTTACTTATTTCGCCAATGAGTTAAAAAACAACCCGCCTTCTGCCAGCGATGGCCAAGTACTGCGCCAACTGGCAAATCTGGGAATCACGCCGGGCAGTGACTTTAATTTCGAAAAACTAACTGAGGACCAAAAGCGCGCTTTAAATTCTGGATACTTTGCCGCCCAGGAAAAACTCACAGAGTCAGCACGCAGCCCGGATAACTTTACGATGATAAATGGCTGGGGCGTTCCTAAAGTTATCGGCACTTACGGCAATGACTATATGGCCCGTGCCGTGATCGCAAAGAAAGGATTGGGCGCCAATCTAAAACAAGATGCCATGTATCCCTGGGCCTCCGTCGACAACTCTGGAGCGCCATTGAATGGAAAAAACAATTACATTATCCGCTTCACCAAAGGAAACCTGCCACCGGTCAATGGCTTCTGGTCGTTAACAATGTATAACTCCAACCAGTTCTTCGTAAAAAATCCCATCAATCGCTTTGCCATCGGAGACCGCGACAAGCTTCGCCTTAATCGCGATGGCTCCCTGGATATTTACCTGCAGGCATCCAGCCCTGGGAAAGATAAAGAAGCCAACTGGTTGCCGGCTCCCGCAGATCAGGATTTCAATTTGATTATGCGCCTGTACTGGCCAAAGCAAGCCGTGCTTGACGGCACGTGGAAGCCACCGGGAATTGAAAAGGTACAAAACATTCGAAATCTATCAGACAATCAAAATTGA
- a CDS encoding helicase: MLILGFAHQSVANQLSDFTTDGCSRSPDGIWIEDAEAFLDCCVKHDVAYWRGGTADERLNADHQLKVCIENKGYPNVAETYYYAVRMGGHPVFHTSYRWGYGWQIDRGYSPLSNSDWMQVIHKIIKAKNEGIKID, translated from the coding sequence ATGCTTATTTTGGGATTCGCCCATCAGTCTGTGGCGAATCAGCTTAGCGACTTTACAACGGATGGTTGCAGCCGCAGCCCAGATGGTATTTGGATTGAAGATGCCGAAGCGTTTCTGGATTGTTGCGTAAAACACGACGTCGCCTATTGGCGTGGTGGTACGGCAGATGAACGATTGAATGCCGATCATCAATTGAAAGTGTGCATCGAGAACAAGGGTTACCCGAATGTGGCGGAAACCTACTACTATGCTGTACGTATGGGGGGCCATCCCGTATTTCATACCAGCTATCGCTGGGGCTATGGTTGGCAAATCGACCGCGGGTATTCCCCACTGTCAAATTCCGATTGGATGCAGGTAATCCACAAAATCATCAAAGCAAAAAACGAAGGCATCAAAATCGACTGA
- a CDS encoding phosphatase domain-containing protein, whose protein sequence is MNKMLLLSLLLMTSLAEAKTLVISDIDDTIKVSNILSKSRSAGSALDDDSRFVGMAEIYQALQNQIPDIEFHYVSLAPKILMQEQHSDFLEENGFPITKLHMNSGIKQDPELKQKVIRALLKYEHPDMVIYFGDNGQFDTIVYDQMVREFPQIPSLTYIREAYSRLGESKNPTMPGQIGFVTSVEVTLDLISRQILPLSTYKGIESIVYDRLKKDDGSENFGPMVFPKWQDCRDFVWQWDVRNPTRKLTQIMNAINERCQ, encoded by the coding sequence ATGAACAAAATGCTATTGCTTTCCCTACTGCTGATGACGTCTCTTGCAGAGGCAAAAACTCTTGTTATTTCGGATATCGACGACACTATCAAGGTCTCCAATATTCTTTCAAAGTCCCGCTCTGCGGGCTCCGCCCTTGATGATGACAGCCGCTTTGTCGGAATGGCAGAAATCTATCAGGCCTTGCAAAACCAAATCCCCGACATTGAATTTCACTATGTCAGCCTGGCGCCAAAAATTTTGATGCAAGAGCAGCACTCCGACTTTCTGGAGGAGAACGGGTTCCCTATTACCAAGCTGCACATGAACAGTGGGATCAAACAGGATCCTGAACTGAAACAAAAGGTGATCCGTGCTTTGTTAAAGTACGAACATCCGGACATGGTGATTTACTTTGGCGACAACGGTCAATTCGACACAATCGTCTACGACCAAATGGTTCGTGAGTTCCCGCAAATTCCGTCTTTGACATATATTCGTGAGGCTTATTCCCGACTGGGTGAATCCAAAAACCCGACTATGCCAGGACAAATCGGCTTTGTTACCAGCGTGGAAGTGACACTGGATTTGATTTCCAGACAGATCCTTCCCCTGAGCACCTACAAAGGTATCGAGAGCATTGTTTATGATCGACTGAAGAAAGACGATGGATCTGAAAACTTCGGTCCTATGGTATTTCCGAAATGGCAGGACTGCCGTGACTTCGTATGGCAATGGGACGTCAGAAACCCAACACGAAAACTCACTCAGATCATGAATGCGATTAACGAGCGCTGCCAATAA
- a CDS encoding small ribosomal subunit Rsm22 family protein has protein sequence MQRQFTIPENIETAIANALADYKLTLNDSKELSKRVLALSDFFINEPDGQTPWHESWAQIAYLCYYLPLNAARLRAVILEGEKRGFFADLEEVLDFGAGLATASLSLSETQNLKYTLIERATEPQRLIEKYFPFFKSEEWIRTINASKIKNPKKILALFSYSLTELAELPDWAYQCEALMIAEPSTQQDGRKLMQLRAKLLEKGFHVWAPCTHEGLCPQLTQSKTDWCHDRIHFAAPKWFLSMEEQLPMKNRTLTTSYLLMRKTKPSPIHAARVVGDTLKEKGKDRQMICRGPDREFLAWMHKFKIQQEIPRGALITVPEDLQKVSNELRVQKELSVF, from the coding sequence ATGCAAAGACAGTTCACAATTCCTGAAAATATTGAAACAGCTATCGCCAACGCTTTAGCCGATTATAAACTCACCTTGAATGATTCCAAGGAGCTGTCCAAGCGCGTGCTGGCACTGTCTGATTTCTTTATCAATGAACCTGATGGCCAAACGCCATGGCATGAGTCCTGGGCGCAGATCGCCTATCTTTGCTATTACCTTCCGTTGAACGCTGCTCGCTTGCGTGCGGTGATCCTGGAAGGTGAAAAACGTGGGTTTTTCGCAGACCTTGAAGAAGTCCTGGATTTCGGTGCGGGTCTTGCGACCGCCTCTTTAAGTCTGTCGGAAACTCAGAACTTGAAATACACACTGATTGAGCGTGCAACCGAACCACAGCGCCTGATCGAAAAGTACTTCCCCTTCTTTAAATCGGAAGAGTGGATCCGCACGATCAATGCCTCCAAGATTAAAAATCCCAAAAAGATATTGGCTCTGTTCTCGTACTCATTGACCGAACTTGCCGAACTTCCTGACTGGGCCTACCAGTGTGAGGCGTTGATGATTGCCGAGCCTTCCACTCAGCAGGATGGCCGAAAGCTGATGCAGCTTCGTGCAAAGCTTTTGGAAAAAGGCTTTCACGTGTGGGCCCCTTGCACTCACGAAGGTTTGTGCCCTCAGTTGACCCAGTCAAAAACTGACTGGTGTCATGATCGCATTCACTTTGCCGCGCCCAAGTGGTTTCTATCCATGGAAGAGCAACTCCCCATGAAGAATCGCACCCTGACCACCAGCTATCTTTTGATGCGAAAAACAAAACCATCACCCATTCACGCAGCCCGCGTTGTCGGTGATACATTGAAGGAAAAAGGCAAAGATCGTCAGATGATTTGCCGTGGTCCTGACCGTGAATTCCTGGCGTGGATGCACAAGTTTAAAATCCAACAAGAGATTCCACGAGGCGCTCTGATTACGGTTCCTGAAGACCTGCAAAAGGTCTCCAATGAACTGCGCGTTCAAAAGGAACTTTCTGTTTTCTAG
- a CDS encoding glycosyltransferase family 9 protein: protein MKKVLLIRLDKIGDLISTMCVDQAGFMADKEVKWVIAKGLGFIPDNADPKRSYIELSKDNWKASLQSLRTFIREFKPDVAVSFQAPWWVSFALWAEGVKVRAGVQSQWHSFLFLNKGLRQRRSQAVQHEADYNMDLLRFALDEKSKEPTPVLKLSAPVNSELLNKHELTEKNYVVVHPGMAGSALNWPTDRYISLIEQITPFTKVALTGTPADEPFLTAIKARFKNDPQVINLQNKLKPAELFTVLKNSKAVIVPSTGVAHMAASLGAPVLGLYSPIRVQHPRRWAARGENVKIFVSKNENPPFDHAMEEIQVEDLLKALNSL, encoded by the coding sequence ATGAAAAAAGTCCTTCTTATCCGCCTTGATAAAATCGGTGACCTGATCTCCACAATGTGTGTGGATCAGGCGGGATTCATGGCGGATAAAGAAGTGAAGTGGGTGATCGCCAAAGGCTTGGGATTTATTCCCGACAATGCCGATCCCAAACGTTCCTATATCGAGCTTTCCAAAGATAACTGGAAAGCTTCACTGCAATCTCTTCGTACTTTTATTCGTGAATTCAAACCCGATGTCGCAGTCAGCTTTCAAGCCCCGTGGTGGGTTTCGTTTGCGTTGTGGGCTGAAGGTGTGAAAGTCCGTGCTGGGGTACAATCCCAGTGGCACAGCTTTTTGTTTTTGAATAAAGGTTTGCGCCAACGCCGCAGTCAGGCTGTACAGCACGAAGCTGATTACAACATGGACTTGTTGCGCTTTGCTTTGGATGAAAAGTCCAAAGAGCCCACTCCGGTTCTGAAGCTCTCTGCACCTGTAAATTCAGAGCTTTTAAACAAGCATGAACTGACCGAGAAAAATTATGTTGTGGTCCACCCCGGAATGGCCGGCTCTGCTCTAAACTGGCCGACGGATCGTTATATTTCATTGATTGAACAAATCACTCCATTCACGAAGGTCGCACTGACCGGTACGCCAGCGGATGAACCATTTTTAACCGCCATCAAAGCCCGCTTTAAGAATGATCCTCAGGTCATTAATCTGCAAAACAAACTGAAGCCCGCCGAGCTTTTCACTGTTCTTAAAAACTCCAAGGCCGTGATTGTGCCAAGCACAGGTGTTGCGCATATGGCAGCTTCGCTGGGAGCTCCGGTTCTGGGTTTATACTCCCCCATCCGCGTTCAACATCCTCGTCGCTGGGCGGCCCGCGGAGAGAATGTAAAAATTTTCGTCTCCAAGAACGAAAATCCCCCATTTGACCATGCTATGGAAGAAATCCAAGTCGAAGATTTGCTAAAAGCGCTCAATAGTCTGTAG